A single region of the Actinoplanes sp. SE50/110 genome encodes:
- the uraH gene encoding hydroxyisourate hydrolase has product MPADDGTAAEAHARISTHILDTGTGDPAGDVYVRLERHDADGWSTVAEGRSDGDGRLRFRVPMRDWQAGGYRLLFYVEPYLGQDCFFPEIMVAFHVRDPDRQYHVPLLLNRYGYTTYRGS; this is encoded by the coding sequence GTGCCTGCTGACGACGGCACGGCCGCCGAGGCGCACGCCCGGATCTCGACGCACATCCTCGACACCGGCACCGGTGATCCGGCCGGAGACGTCTACGTGCGGCTGGAACGCCACGACGCGGACGGCTGGTCGACGGTCGCCGAGGGCCGCAGCGACGGCGACGGCCGGTTGCGCTTCCGGGTGCCGATGCGCGACTGGCAGGCCGGTGGCTATCGGCTGCTGTTCTACGTGGAGCCCTATCTCGGGCAGGACTGCTTCTTCCCGGAGATCATGGTGGCCTTCCACGTCCGTGACCCGGACCGGCAGTATCACGTGCCGCTGCTGCTCAACCGGTACGGCTACACCACCTATCGGGGAAGCTGA
- a CDS encoding methyltransferase domain-containing protein, translated as MTNTFTPAEKTWLSRLGSLRQVVRQEVVARQLAQRLRPDAPRVLDVGCGQGTQAIRLARQGYDVTALDSSEQMSAALGRALSEESTAVRSRVHAVRADASRLAGTFSPGCFDVVLCHGVLMYFADPGPLLTDLARMLAPGGTLSLLVRNADALAMRPALLGDWAMAGEAFGTTTYGNRLGIRARADRLSDLTAALAGRGLEVFAWHGVRVFTDTAADDAPLPADNELARILDCETRAGATDPYRGVAALTHIFARRP; from the coding sequence ATGACGAACACGTTCACCCCCGCGGAGAAGACCTGGCTGTCCCGGCTCGGCTCACTGCGCCAAGTGGTGCGGCAGGAGGTGGTGGCACGGCAACTGGCGCAGCGCCTGAGACCTGACGCGCCCAGGGTGCTCGACGTCGGCTGTGGGCAGGGCACGCAGGCGATCCGGCTGGCCCGGCAGGGCTACGACGTCACCGCCCTGGACTCGTCCGAGCAGATGTCGGCGGCACTGGGTCGCGCGCTGAGCGAGGAGTCCACGGCGGTGCGCTCCCGGGTTCATGCGGTCCGGGCCGATGCGAGCCGGCTCGCCGGAACCTTCTCGCCGGGCTGCTTCGACGTGGTGCTCTGCCACGGCGTGTTGATGTACTTCGCGGATCCCGGCCCGTTGCTGACCGACCTCGCCCGGATGCTGGCGCCCGGGGGCACACTGTCCCTGCTGGTCCGTAACGCCGACGCGCTCGCGATGCGGCCGGCGCTGCTGGGCGACTGGGCGATGGCAGGCGAGGCGTTCGGCACGACGACGTACGGCAATCGTCTCGGCATCCGCGCCCGGGCCGATCGGCTGTCCGATCTGACCGCCGCGCTGGCCGGGCGGGGGCTTGAGGTTTTCGCCTGGCACGGCGTCCGGGTCTTCACCGACACGGCCGCTGATGACGCTCCGCTGCCGGCGGACAACGAACTCGCGCGGATCCTCGACTGCGAGACCCGGGCCGGTGCCACGGATCCCTATCGCGGGGTCGCGGCCTTGACCCACATCTTCGCCCGCCGTCCCTGA
- the hrpB gene encoding ATP-dependent helicase HrpB yields the protein MRADALPDLPVRDLLPEVTATLSGAGAAVLVAPPGTGKTTLVPLALADAGRVIVAEPRRVAARAAARRMATLLGEPVGERVGYAVRGDRRVSRRTLIEVVTTGLLVRRLQKDPELSGASTVVLDECHERHLDSDLALAFLVEARAVLRPGLRLLATSATADADRLAEVLGQPGSPAPVLTAHARTHPVEVIWSPPPGPVAPPHGLRVDPKLLDHVAATTRRALAEGDGDVLVFLPGAREIELVATRLRGVGADVLPLHGRQSGETQDAALRAGPRRRVVLATALAESSLTVPGVRAVVDCGLSRVPRMDHSRGLGALVTVPVSRSSAVQRAGRAGREAPGRAYRCWAEAQHERLPAQSEPEIAAADLTGFALDLALWGDPSGSGLALPDQPPAGALRAAVATLRDLGAVDTDGRVTARGRALAGAGLHPRLARALLDGAALVGARRAAEIIAVLDDPRSATDDLVAAVRRARAAGDAGWRSEVRRLTSAAATDLPAPAAEPAAAAAAAGSGSGASAGAGAAGAGAGAGAAAGPGARIPDDLATGLVVGLAYPERVALAREPGGPSYLMAGGTAADLPPDSSLAGTPWLAVAAADRAAGARTARIRSAAPLDETTAREVAEALFAEDDEIGWIDGDVVARRVRRLGAITLSSRRLTDPDPAAVRAALLTGLRETGLGLLTWNRSADELRARLAFAHAALGDPWPDVSDTALLEHAADWIDPGSARRRSDLAKIDVTAALRRLMPWSVAGRLDEVAPERLPVPSGSQIRLDYSDPGAPVLAVKVQEAFGWRDAPRLADGRVPVLLHLLSPAGRPVAVTRDLASFWVQGYPQVRAEMRGRYPRHPWPEDPMTAAPTRRANPRSR from the coding sequence ATTCGCGCCGACGCCCTCCCCGACCTACCGGTTCGCGACCTGCTGCCGGAGGTGACCGCCACGCTGTCCGGAGCCGGGGCGGCGGTGCTGGTCGCCCCGCCCGGCACCGGCAAGACCACGCTCGTCCCGCTCGCCCTGGCCGACGCCGGCCGGGTCATCGTCGCCGAGCCGCGCCGGGTCGCCGCCCGCGCCGCCGCCCGCCGGATGGCCACGCTGCTCGGCGAGCCGGTCGGCGAGCGCGTCGGTTATGCGGTGCGCGGCGACCGGCGCGTCTCCCGGCGCACGCTGATCGAGGTGGTCACCACCGGCCTCCTGGTCCGCCGGCTGCAAAAAGATCCCGAGCTGTCCGGTGCCTCGACGGTGGTCCTCGACGAGTGCCACGAGCGGCACCTCGACTCCGACCTGGCCCTGGCGTTCCTCGTCGAGGCACGCGCGGTGCTCCGCCCCGGCCTGCGGCTGCTGGCGACCTCGGCCACCGCCGACGCCGACCGGCTGGCCGAGGTGCTCGGCCAGCCCGGCAGCCCGGCGCCGGTGCTCACCGCGCACGCGCGCACCCACCCGGTCGAGGTGATCTGGTCCCCGCCACCCGGCCCGGTCGCACCACCGCACGGGCTGCGCGTCGACCCCAAACTCCTCGACCACGTCGCGGCGACCACCCGGCGGGCACTCGCCGAGGGCGACGGCGACGTACTGGTCTTCCTGCCCGGCGCCCGGGAGATCGAGCTGGTGGCCACCCGGCTGCGCGGCGTCGGCGCCGACGTGCTGCCACTGCACGGCCGTCAGTCCGGCGAGACACAGGACGCCGCGCTGCGCGCGGGCCCGCGCCGCCGGGTGGTGCTGGCCACAGCGCTCGCCGAGAGCAGCCTGACCGTGCCCGGGGTGCGGGCGGTGGTCGACTGCGGGCTCAGCCGGGTGCCGAGAATGGACCACTCGCGCGGCCTGGGAGCACTGGTCACCGTCCCGGTGTCCCGGTCATCGGCGGTGCAGCGGGCCGGGCGGGCCGGGCGCGAGGCGCCGGGCCGGGCCTATCGGTGCTGGGCCGAGGCGCAGCATGAGCGGCTCCCGGCGCAGTCCGAGCCGGAGATCGCGGCCGCCGACCTGACCGGCTTCGCGCTCGACCTGGCCCTCTGGGGCGACCCGTCCGGCAGCGGTCTGGCGCTGCCCGACCAGCCGCCGGCCGGGGCGCTGCGGGCGGCCGTCGCCACGCTGCGCGACCTGGGTGCGGTGGACACCGACGGACGGGTGACCGCACGGGGACGGGCGCTGGCCGGGGCCGGGCTCCACCCACGGCTGGCCCGGGCGTTGCTCGACGGGGCGGCGCTGGTCGGGGCGCGGCGGGCCGCGGAGATCATCGCGGTGCTCGACGATCCGCGATCCGCGACAGACGATCTGGTGGCGGCGGTGCGGCGGGCCCGGGCCGCGGGTGATGCCGGTTGGCGATCGGAGGTACGCCGATTGACCTCCGCCGCGGCCACCGACCTGCCAGCCCCCGCCGCCGAGCCGGCAGCGGCGGCCGCGGCCGCCGGTTCGGGCTCGGGAGCGAGTGCCGGTGCGGGTGCGGCCGGGGCTGGGGCTGGCGCTGGGGCTGCAGCTGGGCCTGGGGCTCGGATTCCGGATGATCTGGCTACGGGCTTGGTGGTCGGCTTGGCCTATCCCGAGCGGGTGGCGCTGGCGCGTGAGCCGGGTGGCCCGTCCTATCTGATGGCTGGCGGGACCGCCGCGGACCTGCCGCCCGACAGCTCGCTCGCCGGCACGCCGTGGCTCGCGGTCGCCGCCGCCGACCGGGCCGCCGGGGCGCGCACCGCGCGGATCCGCAGCGCCGCGCCGCTCGACGAGACGACCGCGCGCGAGGTCGCCGAGGCGCTGTTCGCCGAGGATGACGAGATCGGCTGGATCGACGGCGACGTCGTGGCCCGCCGGGTGCGGCGGCTCGGCGCCATCACCCTCAGCAGCAGACGACTGACCGATCCCGATCCCGCCGCGGTGCGGGCCGCCCTGCTGACCGGCCTCCGCGAGACGGGCCTCGGGCTGCTCACCTGGAACCGCTCCGCCGACGAACTCCGCGCCCGGCTGGCCTTCGCCCACGCCGCGCTCGGCGACCCGTGGCCCGACGTTTCCGACACCGCGCTGCTCGAACACGCCGCCGACTGGATCGATCCGGGCTCCGCCAGGCGCCGGTCCGACCTGGCCAAAATCGACGTCACCGCGGCGCTGCGGCGGCTGATGCCGTGGTCGGTCGCCGGCCGGCTGGACGAGGTCGCGCCCGAGCGGCTGCCGGTGCCGAGCGGCTCGCAGATCCGGCTGGACTACTCCGACCCGGGCGCGCCGGTGCTCGCGGTGAAGGTGCAGGAGGCGTTCGGCTGGCGGGACGCCCCACGGCTGGCCGACGGGCGGGTGCCGGTGCTGTTGCATCTGCTCTCCCCGGCCGGGCGGCCGGTGGCGGTGACCCGTGATCTCGCGTCCTTCTGGGTGCAGGGCTATCCGCAGGTCCGCGCGGAGATGCGGGGCCGATATCCGCGCCATCCCTGGCCGGAGGACCCGATGACCGCGGCACCCACCCGCCGGGCCAACCCGAGATCCCGATGA